A section of the Halopiger aswanensis genome encodes:
- a CDS encoding helix-turn-helix transcriptional regulator, whose translation MNPATNNHVSAGSPIDDIAYLVRSEHRVAALVALAARPRSRSELRELAEVSSSTIRRTLREFEDRNWVRRDGYRYEATQLGAAVATAMEEVIDRVETERALRDVWHRLPGEDHGFTLEMCADATVTVARPADPYAPVNRFESLLRRTTAFRFVGTDIALFEPCKDVFRQRIVDGMETEIIDPPALAAYILETYPDHCSEPFESGNLAVFVHDDLPPYGIGLFDDRIAVSCYERDSGTVCVLVDTDAPPAREWADSRYEAARLEARPLAVELP comes from the coding sequence ATGAACCCTGCTACCAACAACCACGTTTCCGCGGGGTCGCCGATCGACGACATCGCGTACCTCGTGCGCTCGGAACACCGCGTCGCGGCGCTCGTCGCGCTCGCGGCGCGACCGCGAAGCCGGTCCGAACTCCGCGAGCTGGCGGAGGTTTCGTCGTCGACCATCCGACGCACGCTGCGCGAGTTCGAGGACCGCAACTGGGTCCGCAGGGACGGCTACCGGTACGAGGCGACGCAACTCGGAGCCGCCGTCGCGACCGCGATGGAGGAGGTGATCGACCGCGTCGAAACCGAGCGCGCGCTCCGGGACGTCTGGCACCGGCTGCCGGGCGAGGACCACGGGTTCACGCTCGAGATGTGCGCCGACGCGACCGTGACGGTCGCCCGGCCCGCGGACCCGTACGCCCCGGTGAACCGGTTCGAGTCGCTACTCCGGCGGACGACCGCGTTCCGGTTCGTCGGCACGGATATCGCCCTGTTCGAACCCTGCAAGGACGTGTTCCGGCAGCGGATCGTCGACGGCATGGAGACGGAGATCATCGACCCGCCCGCCCTCGCCGCGTACATCCTCGAGACGTACCCGGACCACTGTTCGGAACCGTTCGAGAGCGGCAACCTCGCGGTGTTCGTCCACGACGACTTGCCGCCCTACGGGATCGGGCTCTTCGACGACCGGATCGCCGTGAGCTGTTACGAGCGGGACAGCGGCACGGTCTGCGTGCTGGTCGACACCGACGCGCCGCCGGCCCGCGAGTGGGCGGACTCGAGGTACGAGGCCGCGCGGCTCGAGGCGCGGCCGCTGGCGGTCGAGCTTCCGTGA
- a CDS encoding DUF1059 domain-containing protein, whose protein sequence is MTRAHRLDCEKAAADCRFIIQSEDEDETVELARNHMREVHGQEYTDDDLRREHMQTV, encoded by the coding sequence ATGACACGAGCACACCGACTCGATTGCGAAAAAGCGGCCGCCGACTGCCGATTCATCATTCAGTCGGAGGACGAGGACGAAACGGTCGAACTGGCGCGGAATCACATGCGGGAGGTCCACGGGCAGGAGTACACGGACGACGACCTTCGGCGCGAACACATGCAAACCGTCTAG
- the uvrA gene encoding excinuclease ABC subunit UvrA encodes MSKDYIQVRGAEEHNLKDLDVEIPREEFTVVTGLSGSGKSSLAFETIYAEGQRRYIESLSAYARNFLGQMDKPQVETVEGLSPAISIDQKNAANNPRSTVGTVTELHDYLRLLYARVGTPHCPECGREVGEQSAQNMVERILELPEGTKAKLAAPVVRDQKGAFEDLFEELVSEGYARVEIDGEEHDLTLDDPDLDENFDHTIDVIVDRVKVSTEDRPRIIDSVETALDEAEGVLKVILPDPPAEAAEDLGEEARRTGALGDEGDDDDDRFVVEFSKDLACTHCGIDVPEIETRSFSFNSPHGACPECEGLGETKEVDEDLVVQDPSKPLKHVFEAWSYNRSYYQTRLDAVAEHFDVSLSTPFEELDEDIRRQFLYGTDEEVLFKRHTKNGTRRKRKQFEGVIPNLERRYLETDSDSTREHIEDYMSVTECPACDGTRLKPASRAVLVDGTSITEINGMSIGDALEHFESMEADLTEREKVIAEEILKEIRARLGFMVEVGLEYLTLDREASTLSGGESQRIRLATQIGSGLVGVLYVLDEPSIGLHQRDNDRLLDTLEELRDLGNTLLVVEHDEETMRRADQVVDMGPGPGKRGGEVVVNGPVEEVKQCEESVTGDYLSGRRQIPVPEERRDPDGALTILGARQHNLKDLDVDIPLGCFTAITGVSGSGKSTLMHEVLYKGLARQMNDNTSVIPGDYDDLEGLEEIETVRLIDQSPIGRTPRSNPATYTGVFDHIRELFASTKLSKQRGYEKGRFSFNVKGGRCEECGGQGTVKIEMNFLSDVYVPCEECDGARYNDATLDVTYKGKTIADVLEMSVEEAYDFFESSSQIRRRLKLLKDVGLDYMKLGQPSTTLSGGEAQRIKLAEELGKKDSGETLYLLDEPTTGLHSEDERKLIDVLHRLTDNGNTVVVIEHELDLVKNADHIIDLGPEGGENGGQVVATGTPEEVAQLDDSHTGRYLRDLLPKVDIEGPRGERVEPVSAPMDDD; translated from the coding sequence ATGAGCAAGGACTACATCCAAGTCCGCGGAGCGGAGGAACACAACCTCAAGGACCTCGACGTGGAGATCCCCCGCGAGGAGTTTACCGTCGTCACCGGCCTGTCGGGCTCGGGCAAGTCCTCCCTCGCGTTCGAGACGATCTACGCCGAGGGCCAGCGCCGGTACATCGAGAGCCTCTCGGCCTACGCCCGGAACTTCCTGGGCCAGATGGACAAGCCCCAGGTCGAGACCGTCGAAGGCCTCTCCCCGGCGATCTCGATCGACCAGAAGAACGCCGCGAACAACCCGCGATCGACCGTCGGGACCGTCACCGAACTGCACGACTACCTGCGACTGCTGTACGCCCGCGTCGGAACGCCCCACTGTCCCGAGTGCGGCCGCGAGGTCGGCGAGCAGTCCGCCCAGAACATGGTCGAGCGCATCCTCGAACTGCCCGAGGGGACGAAGGCCAAGCTCGCGGCGCCGGTCGTCCGCGACCAGAAGGGCGCCTTCGAGGACCTGTTCGAGGAACTCGTCTCGGAAGGGTACGCCCGCGTCGAGATCGACGGCGAGGAGCACGACCTCACGCTCGACGACCCCGATCTAGACGAGAACTTCGACCACACGATCGACGTCATCGTCGACCGCGTGAAGGTCTCCACCGAGGACCGTCCACGCATCATCGACAGCGTCGAAACCGCGCTCGACGAGGCGGAGGGCGTCCTGAAGGTCATCCTCCCGGATCCGCCGGCGGAAGCGGCCGAAGACCTCGGCGAGGAAGCCCGCCGGACGGGTGCGCTCGGTGACGAGGGCGACGACGATGACGACCGGTTCGTCGTCGAGTTTTCGAAGGATCTGGCCTGCACGCACTGCGGGATCGACGTCCCCGAAATCGAAACCCGCTCCTTTTCGTTCAACTCGCCCCACGGCGCCTGTCCCGAGTGTGAGGGGCTGGGCGAAACCAAGGAGGTCGACGAGGATCTCGTCGTCCAGGACCCCTCGAAGCCGCTCAAGCACGTCTTCGAGGCCTGGAGCTACAACCGCTCGTACTACCAGACGCGGCTCGACGCCGTCGCCGAGCACTTCGACGTCTCGCTGTCGACCCCGTTCGAGGAGTTAGACGAGGACATCCGGCGACAGTTCCTCTACGGCACCGACGAGGAAGTGCTGTTCAAGCGGCACACGAAAAACGGCACCCGTCGGAAGCGCAAGCAGTTCGAGGGCGTTATTCCGAACCTCGAGCGTCGCTACCTCGAGACCGACTCGGACTCGACCCGCGAGCACATCGAGGACTACATGTCGGTCACGGAGTGTCCGGCCTGTGACGGCACCCGCCTCAAGCCCGCCAGCCGCGCGGTGCTGGTCGACGGCACCTCCATCACGGAAATCAACGGGATGAGCATCGGCGACGCCTTGGAACACTTTGAGTCGATGGAAGCCGACCTGACCGAGCGCGAGAAGGTCATCGCCGAGGAGATTCTCAAGGAAATTCGTGCCCGCCTCGGCTTCATGGTCGAGGTCGGCCTCGAGTACCTCACCCTCGATCGGGAGGCCTCGACGCTCTCGGGCGGCGAGAGTCAGCGCATCCGCCTCGCGACGCAGATCGGCTCCGGCCTCGTGGGCGTCCTCTACGTCCTCGACGAACCCTCGATCGGCCTCCACCAGCGCGACAACGACCGCCTGCTGGACACGCTCGAGGAACTGCGCGACCTCGGGAACACCCTGCTCGTCGTCGAACACGACGAGGAGACGATGCGCCGCGCGGATCAGGTCGTCGACATGGGGCCCGGTCCCGGCAAGCGCGGCGGCGAGGTCGTCGTCAACGGTCCCGTCGAGGAAGTAAAGCAGTGCGAGGAGTCCGTGACCGGCGACTACCTCTCCGGTCGCAGACAGATTCCTGTGCCCGAGGAACGGCGCGACCCCGACGGCGCGTTGACGATCCTCGGCGCGCGCCAGCACAACCTCAAGGATCTGGACGTCGACATCCCGCTGGGCTGCTTTACCGCCATCACCGGCGTTTCCGGTTCCGGGAAGTCCACCCTCATGCACGAGGTCCTCTACAAGGGACTGGCCCGCCAGATGAACGACAACACGTCGGTCATTCCGGGCGACTACGACGACCTCGAGGGCCTCGAGGAGATCGAGACCGTGCGCCTGATCGACCAGTCGCCGATCGGCCGCACGCCCCGCTCCAATCCCGCAACGTACACCGGCGTCTTCGACCACATCCGCGAACTGTTCGCCTCGACGAAGCTCTCGAAACAGCGCGGCTACGAGAAGGGCCGGTTCTCCTTCAACGTCAAGGGCGGCCGCTGCGAGGAGTGTGGCGGCCAAGGGACGGTGAAGATCGAGATGAACTTCCTCTCGGACGTGTACGTCCCCTGCGAGGAGTGTGACGGCGCCCGCTACAACGACGCCACGCTCGACGTCACCTACAAGGGCAAGACCATCGCCGACGTCCTCGAGATGAGCGTCGAGGAGGCCTACGACTTTTTCGAGTCCTCGAGTCAGATCCGCCGACGCCTGAAGCTGCTGAAGGATGTCGGACTGGACTACATGAAGCTCGGCCAGCCCTCCACGACGCTGTCGGGCGGCGAGGCCCAGCGCATCAAGCTCGCCGAGGAACTGGGCAAGAAAGATTCGGGTGAGACGCTCTACCTGCTCGACGAGCCCACCACCGGGCTCCACAGCGAGGACGAGCGCAAGCTCATCGACGTGCTCCACCGGCTGACCGACAACGGCAACACCGTCGTCGTCATCGAGCACGAACTCGACCTCGTGAAGAACGCCGACCACATCATCGACCTCGGCCCCGAAGGCGGCGAGAACGGCGGCCAGGTCGTCGCCACCGGCACCCCCGAGGAGGTCGCGCAACTCGACGATTCTCACACCGGCCGCTACCTGCGGGACCTGCTTCCGAAGGTGGACATCGAAGGCCCGCGCGGCGAGCGCGTCGAACCGGTGTCGGCGCCGATGGACGACGACTGA
- a CDS encoding OsmC family protein, translated as MTPDQTTHGVDLETFEAFADHAADDPDAVQLGLGAAATYEGTAAHSLAKIDSYELGGEEIARETREYTIPYGGWKEVLDAGGWTGSTDRMEPIEVALSALAACINVGITINAVANGVDVERLRTRVRTDFDPAVLFGLADLEATDGVFENTTAEIEIEGEGVDENRVNEWARRAPVYALVALGQDVHLSVETPAEIASDD; from the coding sequence ATGACACCAGACCAGACCACACACGGCGTCGACCTCGAGACGTTCGAGGCGTTCGCCGACCACGCGGCCGACGATCCCGACGCGGTCCAGCTCGGACTCGGGGCGGCGGCGACCTACGAGGGGACGGCCGCCCACAGCCTGGCGAAGATCGATAGCTACGAACTCGGCGGCGAGGAGATCGCGCGCGAGACCCGCGAGTACACCATCCCGTACGGCGGGTGGAAGGAGGTGCTAGACGCCGGCGGCTGGACCGGCAGCACGGACCGGATGGAGCCGATCGAAGTCGCGCTCTCGGCGCTGGCCGCCTGCATCAACGTCGGCATCACGATCAACGCCGTGGCGAACGGCGTCGACGTCGAGCGCCTCCGAACGCGCGTCCGAACCGATTTCGACCCCGCTGTCCTCTTCGGCCTCGCGGACCTCGAGGCGACCGACGGCGTCTTCGAGAACACGACCGCGGAGATCGAGATCGAAGGCGAGGGCGTCGACGAGAATCGTGTCAACGAGTGGGCCCGGCGAGCCCCCGTCTACGCGCTCGTCGCCCTCGGGCAGGACGTGCACCTCTCGGTGGAGACGCCCGCCGAAATCGCGAGCGACGACTGA